The Plasmodium vinckei vinckei genome assembly, chromosome: PVVCY_06 genome contains a region encoding:
- a CDS encoding calcium-dependent protein kinase 4, putative, which produces MGQEMSTQSDIQNEDKKGNKKNLKGGQGKNNALKERSTSISKEIVKNSFNNSKLRPGMFIQNSNVVFNEQYKGIKILGKGSFGEVILSRDKHTGHEYAIKVISKKHVKRKTDKQSLLREVELLKMLDHINIMKLYEFFEDNNYYYLVSDVYSGGELFDEIISRKRFYEVDAARIIKQVLSGITYMHKNNVVHRDLKPENILLETKNKEDMIIKIIDFGLSTHFEYSKKMKDKIGTAYYIAPDVLHGTYDEKCDIWSCGVILYILLSGCPPFNGSNEYDILKKVETGKYTFDLPQFKKISDKAKDLIKKMLMYTSAVRISARDALEHEWIRLMTSKDNLNIDIPSLELSIANIKQFQSTQKLAQAALLYMGSKLTTIDETKELTKIFKKMDKNGDGQLDRNELIIGYKELLKIKGDGTTDLDNAAIEVEVDQILSSIDLDQNGYIEYSEFLTVAIDRKLLLSTERLEKAFKLFDKDGSGKISANELAQLFGLGDVSSDCWKTVLKEVDQNNDGEIDFKEFRDMLIKLCNY; this is translated from the exons atggggCAGGAAATGTCTACACAGAGTgatatacaaaatgaagacaaaaaaggaaacaagaaaaatttaaaggGAGGacaaggaaaaaataatgcttTGAAAGAAAGGAGTACTAGTATATCAAAAGAAATAgttaaaaatagttttaataatagtaaattAAGACCTGGTATGTTCATACAAAATAGTAATGTAGTATTTAATGAGCAATATAAAGGAATCAAAATTTTAGGAAAAGGCTCATTTGGTGAAGTTATATTAAGTAGAGATAAGCATACAGGTCATGAATATGCAATTAAAGTAATTAGCAAAAAGCATGTCAAAAGAAAAACAGATAAACAAAGTCTTTTAAGAGAAGtagaattattaaaaatgttagatcatataaatataatgaaattatatgaattttttgaagataacaattattattatttagtaTCGGATGTATATTCTGGAGGAGAATTATTTGATGAAATTATTAGTAGGAAGAGATTTTATGAAGTGGATGCAGCAAGAATAATTAAACAAGTATTAAGTGgtattacatatatgcataaaaataatgtagtTCATAGGGATTTAAAACCTGAAAATATTCTTCttgaaacaaaaaataaagaagatatgattataaaaattattgatTTTGGATTATCAACCCATTTTGaatatagtaaaaaaatgaaagataAAATAGGTACTGCCTATTATATTGCTCCGGATGTTTTACACGGAACTtatgatgaaaaatgtGATATATGGTCATGTGGtgtcatattatatatcctCTTATCAG GATGCCCACCTTTTAATGGGTCTAATGAGTATGacattttgaaaaaagtCGAGACCGGAAAATATACCTTTGATTTACctcaatttaaaaaaataagtgaCAAAGCAAAAGacttgataaaaaaaatgctaatGTACACAAGTGCTGTGAGAATATCAGCAAGAGATGCATTAGAGCATGAATGGATAAGATTAATGACAAGTAaagataatttaaatattgatATTCCATCACTTGAATTAAGTAttgcaaatataaaacaatttcAAAGTACTCAAAAATTAGCACAAGCTgcactattatatatgggATCAAAATTAACAACAATAGATGAAACAAAAGAACTtactaaaatttttaaaaaaatggataaaaaTGGAGATGGTCAATTAGACAGAAATGAATTAATAATAGGGTATAaggaattattaaaaataaaagggGATGGTACAACTGATTTAGATAATGCAGCTATTGAAGTTGAAGTCGATCAAATTTTAAGTTCTATAGATTTAGATcaaaatggatatatagAATATTCAGAATTTTTAACTGTTGCTATTGatagaaaattattattatcaactGAAAGATTAGAAAAGgcatttaaattatttgataaaGATGGGTCAGGAAAAATATCTGCAAATGAATTAGCTCAATTGTTTGGATTAGGAGATGTTAGTTCAGATTGTTGGAAAACTGTTTTGAAGGAGGTTGATCAAAATAACGATGGGGAAATTGATTTTAAAGAATTCAGAGacatgttaataaaattatgtaactattaa